atgttattttaaactcCTGGTTTGAATCAAAGTATCATCAGCACCTGCAGATCAAGACCAGCGATGGAATAACAGCTGGACTGAGTTCGAACATCAGCAGCTGTGACGACATTAAGACTTTAATGTTCCCAATCACTGTTGATTACAGAAACCAGAAACCTGAAGCACTTTCCCAGAAAGAGTCAGAAAGGGGAGGAGAACATCCAGAGTGTTTCAGATATAGAAGTAGGAATTCAAAGGAGAGGCTCTTCTGTGGCTTCCAAGGCAAAGTGATGGATATGGCTGAAGTTCACTCAGTGAAAGACATGCTTGGCTCGGCGGGTTTCGACATCATGGTTGGGAACAGGAAGGACAATTTGCTTGATCCTTCCACTGGAGGTGCACTGCTGtctggaggtgaaggagaagacaCTTACATCATCAAACAGGGATACGGAGACAACTTAGTGATCGATAACTTTGCAAACGACCAGAAATTAGACACCGTGTTGATTGACATGGATTTTGTCGCTGGGGGCCAAGTTACCCTGGACTCATCATCAACAGGAGATGTGAATGTGACAATCACAACAAAAGGGGAACAATTAAAATTCACACTGATGGGCTACAACGACAGTAACCAAACCCAGCACCTGGAGTTTCAGAGCTCTGACGGCGTCGTTTTTCGATTGAAATCACTGAACTCAACTGCAGAGGTTCCTTTGTTCCAGACTGAGGCTTTCAAAGTGACTCTGCCACCGTCGCAGTCCGACTGTCGCTTCGACCTCGGCTCTTGGAAAAATCTGTCAAAGGTCCACACAGTGCAAGGTTGCTCCTCCCAGTCCAATGACATCCTAGGTAACGATGAAGACAACGCGCTTATTGGTGGGTGGAAGGACGACACCTTGGCAGGAGGTCAAGGAGATGACACACTGATAGGAGGAAATGGAAGCGATATCCTGATTGGTGGGTTAGGAGACGACACTCTGTATGGCGAGGATGGAAACGACACAATGATGGGAAACTCTGGCAGCGACGTCTTCATTCCTGGACCTGGAGCAGATCTAATAGACGGAGGTCCTGGCAGAGACACAGTTCTGTACCGGGGGGATCATGTAAAGGGTCAAGGAGTCTACGTCAACCTGCTCACTGGACAAGGTCGCTACGCTGATGCCGAAGGGGACGTACTGAAGGACGTGGAGACTGTGATTGGCACCATCTACTCTGACATCTTGGTGTCTGGCTACGAAAGTTCCCTTCTCAAAGGTTCGGATGGCAACGACATCTTGGTGTCCACTGGTGGAGATTACCTGGTCGGAGGGGATGGAAGCGACATTTACATGTTGGCTTTCCAGAGCGGCTCAGTCAGCATCGACAACTGTGCAAAGGACAACGCCACAGATGTTCTGTTCTTAGGATCAGGGCCACCGCTGGCGTTCGACTGCCAAATCCTCTCTGACAGAGTCAtcctgtctttcttttcattaaacCAAACAGTTAAGATTTCACTGGAAGGCTGGATCAGTGATGAAAGCGCCTGTGGTCACCTGGTGCTGGTTTCCTCAGAGTTCCAGATGTCAGTGGACGAGCTGTTAGAGGAGTGTCGGTTCAAACAGGAGGAGCGAGTTGTGCTCATCAGTCGTCGGTTGGAGCATCTGAGCCACTCTAGCTATCAGCAACTTCTTCATGTTACAGATTTGTGGGACATAAACGTCTGAGTTCTGACATACTGCAGAATAGGTTGATCCATGCATAACCAATAttgcatttttctttaattacgaTTTGTGGGTGGGTTGATGTGTTACTATATTAATTTAATCTTGTCATGTTTTACTAACTAGGACAAACGGTTCATTATATTCAGAGACCCTGTGTATGAGGCTGTGAGTGATTCACTATAAGCTTCAATCTGCTGATGGTGATTTTAACTCCTGATACTGTTCAGAACAATTTTGGTGGTAAAGTCTCGTCCTTAAATCCAAAGTTGATCAGATTTCCGGGTGAGAGGGTCGGggacaatgacaaacactttTTTATGAAGAATTTATGCTTTTAAATGACTTATACGTCTGATTGATATATTGGGCTGTCACGGATATGTGGAGGTACAGAATGTAAACtatgcaaagaaagaaaagggcaGCAAGCTTTATCAAAATCaatggtttttaatgaaattctCTGCTTGTAATGTTTTACTAAGGAAAATCTGTTGTCTGTGATTTTGTTTCCTGAAACTGTGCCGAGCAAATGACAAATACTTGGTTGTAAAGGCTGATCGTTTATTTCTAACTCTTTTCTAATGATGAAgaaacatctttgatgaaaGATGGGTGATGGTCTGCTCAGTGTTCTCAGTGCTGATTAAAAGAATGAACTTGATGAGCCTCTCTTGTCCTGACTTGAATTCATGAACTTATTTAACATGCATCTGTCGACAGAGAAGATTCTGAATCAAGCGAACAGTCAAACCAAAGAAcgagtgtttgagtccacaaaacccttctggagtctcaggggtaaacagtgttagagcagaatccaacACAACGGAAGGAACTagttattattgatattgtttgaattaattaaaaggCTTCAGCAAACTCTGGAACGACCTTTACCAGCTGAGATCAGAAACACTACATGTGTTATtgcttttatgtattttattaactTATGTATGTTTTACCACCGTATGAATTCATTCCCTTCAGCCCTTGTGTACCCAGTGCCCCAGGAACCAGTGTTCCCACTGTGACAGTGCGTGTGCAGGAGCATCTGTTTTCCAGTCCcttgtttgtctttctcacaGCCTCAGTGTGTTCTGGTCCCTGTAGTTCACTTATCTCTGCTGCTCCCTCGGTCAAGTTCAATCCCCTAGATTCCAATTTCCAATTTTCTGTTTGAATTCTTACAAAATGAGGACGAGGAAACACCACTGGTCAAATAACCTGAATCCCACCTGACCTCAAGACTCTGGAGAATTAAAAAACTGAacataactaaagaaatattgtgtctttattttattataagacACCACAGACTTATAATAAAGTGTTTATATGTcgccctgctgctcacatcagaCTCCTCAGTCGATTACAGACTCATAAACATCTGTACTGATTCAAATACaacgagtccccccccccccccccaccaccaccttccGAGCCTCGAATCTAAAACTGACTATTAAAAGCTCAATCCCAGTAACGTGACCCGATGAAGATGAGCAGGTCAGAGTAACGATCGGTGAAACTCAGAGCCGTCATCGACCGCTCGAGAGCCGAGGCTTTGTTTGATCAggtctgtttgtgttgatgttctGTTTGCTCCCAGTTCAGGGCTGTGATCttttccccattccacactggAACAACACCAGCACCTGTCATCAGGCTTTATCTTTTAGTGAGAATGGAGAGGCCTTCATCCGCCACTCATACACTTTAAACATGTTTAGACTCTAAACTATGACTTTTAGACAATTTAGAGCAATAAAGGGAAAAATGTCAACCCACAACAAAGTCCTATTTCTTtaaaacttatatcatattatattataaaccagtgttttctctcccatggCAGATCTAAACACCTGCTGCAGGGGATATGTCAGTCTGACTCATACTTAACCATTTGTGGTGCCAAACAAAATGAGTAAACCGTGCCTGTAAGaaatatttgcatttatttccacaatataaaataacaacaaaaacaatattgatGGTTTGCTCAAATCAGCTGAAACatggaaatgtaaaaacatcCACATTCAGAGATGtgctacaacaaaaaaaagacacacaattaGAACGATatgaagaaagaagaataaatcaaTAAAGATTACAGAAGAAAAGGTGATTTTCATGATTGTGAAACAACAACAAGTCAGTGAATTCATCCACTGGGTTCATACCGATCCACAGAGAagtaaaaaagtgaaaaaataaaactccttTACAATCCAATCATAACATCTTGTTGATATTAAGGCACAGTGACGATGAACAGTCTCTGACTCACGCTCAGTTACATGGTTACATGGTTAAACTTCACGTGAACAAACTGACGATCGATGAAGGTTCAGTGTGAGAAGAGTTTCACTGGGTTCACAtcacaaaggtcagaggtcagggggaGCTTCTCCAGTGAAGGTTGGTTTGCAGAATATTGACAGAAAAAAGTACATTTGAGTTCCTTTCACTTCGTGTCAGGATTTCAGAGTCTAAATGATTAAATGATAACAAAAATCCaactgttttttacttttatatttatatttgtcaaaTGATAAACAGATTTATGACGTTTCGACTGaacaatttagttttttacccATGTAATACAATAATGTGACATCCTGcacaatttcaaaataagagtagAGTGTTGAGAGAAGCTGCAGGGAGATAATAAACAGTTACAGtccctgttgtgttgttgttgttgttcatcaTCTCTTCTGTTCTTCCTCTGAAAAGTCACAACTTCTCTTCACTTGACAAATGTTCCCAAAGAGctcaagagaataaaaaaatccaCCAACAAATTAGAGAAGACGAAGCGGCAACGTCTGGTGATGACAACATTTGattaaatacttaaatacaTAACCGTGGATGTAAGTTGTCAGTTCAAAGTGTGAGGGAGTGGCCGTGACCTCAGACATATCCTGTGATGTCATATCCTGCTGCCGTGGGCTTCTTGGCGCCCGGGACTTGTGCACTGGAGTTGGTGCTGTTACTGGTGTTGCGTACCAGCGTCTGCCCCCTGCTGGGCAGGTTCAgaccccccccctgctgtgtgGGGTTGCGGTAGAGCTGTGAGGTTGTCCGTACCCCGCTGCCGGACATGGCGCCTCCAACAGGATATGGATACCCTCCAGCGTTTCGTCTCCCACGACCACTGTCCTGCACCTCACAGCACGACACACACAGCATCGCCCCCCCCAGCATGGAGATGAGCGCTGAGGCCAGACCAGTGTACAAACACTCTCCCAGCTCAAACTTCATGCTGGAGGGTACGTTGGGTCTGTAGAAGGTCTGGACCACCTCGTGCGTGGTCCATGACACCGGTATGAGCGCCAGGAAGCCCGCGGTGAGGAACAAGCAGCCGCCGGCACCGGCCACGCGACTCTTCACCGGGGAACCCTCCAGGCACAGAGTGCACTGCATCCCCAGGGACGCCAGGGCTATCCCGAGGACGGACAGGACGATGGAGATGACCATGAGGGCGCGGGAGGCCTGCAGGTCGGAGGGCAGGGCCAGCATGGAGTTGTAGGTCTCGCACTGGAAGGCCCCGGTGCTCTGATACACGCACTCCATCCACAGGCCCCTCATGTTGGCCACGGCCGTGACGATGTTTGAGCCGATGTGGGCGGAGATCTGCCAGTAGGGAAGCACTGTGGCGACCAGTGTACCCAGTAAGCCCACCAGGCCCAGGAAGAAACCCATCAGCTCCAGAGCTGCTGATGCCATGATGGTGactgaggtggaggagaccaAACACAGAAGATAAAGGTCAAGAGATCAAAGCTTAAACTTCTGTGCATTATTTGTATGAAATTATGGAATTAACTTCTTTAAATTCTCAAAGTATTCATTAGATTTAAATACCGGACCTAAATATGAGaagtgtttgtaaataaatttgccATTAGTGAGAGTTTTTGGCTTTTTGAAGCCATTTCACCAAAGTTTGTTGCGCGTGTCAGAAATTcctttgatctaaaaaaaatacatcaaagcCAATGTCGACAATTATTATTCCAACTCAGCCAATTAAGTCTCAGcatttctttgtctgtttttatagacggatgaattacacaaaaactgttgACTCAGTTTTGTGAGGGAATTTGTTCTCTTCCAATCTCTGTGATTTGGCAATGATCTGTTTCTGGGAAACTAAACCCGCTTGTTCTATGAGGCAaagtccacaaacacacaaacacacaaacacaacagcagacGGGTTCAACACCACATGAAAAATTACTATTACAAAATCAACACTGCCAATACTGGTATGTAGGTCATCTAGGTAACAGTTATAAAATCTGCACTGGTGAGTTTCAGCTTGTGACTGGTCCTTAATTTCCAGATTTCCTCCCTAATGTTTGAATCAGTTCTGTTGCCGTCGTGTTCTAGTGCTAATTGCAACCCGTCAATTAAAAGCTGCTAATTGGAAACCATGATACCTGGATCGTTATCTCATTAATACAAAGTTAAGGCTTCAGCGTCACAGAGAGACACTCACCTGAGTCGACTGCAGGTCGTGgacgagctgcagcagctgaagttacaggacgatgaggaggaggaggggaacgATGATGAAGATCCAGTGGAGGCTGCAGCCTGAACAGATTCACCACTTCTGATGAAACcactcctgcttcttcagtGGGAGAGAAACtctacttttctttctctggcTGTTTCAGACTCAGACTGTTTCCTCAGACATAGTCGCAGCTGTTGAGCTGCTGAGTTTTAAAAGGCTGTAACTCGACTGGCTGCTCTGGAGTCAACACACGTTCAGATCTTGTGCTATTCAGGAGGAAATTCACTCCTTTGTGTTTCATAGATGCTGCTGCAGAAGCTACAGGCTGCTCAGGCTGCAGGACACTGGACACGGTCACAGCCTGTGGTCCTGCACATTGTCTCGCTGACACTCGACTGGGTCTCGCTGACACTCGACTGGGTCTCGCTCAGAtgttctgctgtgtttgttgagAGTGAGATGTCTGTCCCTCATCCAGACCTTCAcctcctgtcacacacacacacacacacacacacaaacaaacacacacagtgacagtgacACCTCTGACAGTGACACACTCGTCCTCTTTGCCAGTCGGTtaatcattctctctctcctgcttccaAAACAGACCTTTGGCACATCATCGGCAGCAGCTcagtccaaaaaaaaaaactggagccGGTGAATAAACGTTTCAGGAAATCAACCGTTGGGTTTGAATCTGTTTCATGGTTGCAGATATAtgactttattaaaaaagaacagaGCTTTGAAATGAGTTATCCTTTCATGTCCCTGGAAATAgagtcagacacacagagagtgaaGTGTTTGCTGGTCCTcacttttgtttattattcttattatataGATATCAGATAATTAAAGCGAGACTTCAAAGTACAATATGAGAATGAAAGTAGAAAGTTACCTCTTAAATGTGTCACCAGTGTGATTGAGAAATAATATGTTGGTAaaagatattaaatattcaatattGGTTGATCCCAAACTCTCCGACGtgcttaatataatgttttactttaatttaatcaaatta
This genomic window from Pleuronectes platessa chromosome 15, fPlePla1.1, whole genome shotgun sequence contains:
- the cldn2 gene encoding claudin-2, with amino-acid sequence MASAALELMGFFLGLVGLLGTLVATVLPYWQISAHIGSNIVTAVANMRGLWMECVYQSTGAFQCETYNSMLALPSDLQASRALMVISIVLSVLGIALASLGMQCTLCLEGSPVKSRVAGAGGCLFLTAGFLALIPVSWTTHEVVQTFYRPNVPSSMKFELGECLYTGLASALISMLGGAMLCVSCCEVQDSGRGRRNAGGYPYPVGGAMSGSGVRTTSQLYRNPTQQGGGLNLPSRGQTLVRNTSNSTNSSAQVPGAKKPTAAGYDITGYV